A portion of the Luxibacter massiliensis genome contains these proteins:
- a CDS encoding radical SAM family RiPP maturation amino acid epimerase, producing the protein MKKSMEQSDLRWALHKRLLELHTADPGHYSLPKVSAEEQEEFEAVYQRFLAHVYAYMDEKCSQEKIADPRFRAWFLRQNARNRFQSSIIRHMKGLYYIPVSFELSEGCSMGCNFCCLAAGKLKAVYRYTEEHAGVWRQVLEITGDVLGDIAGAGLCYFATEPFDNPDYEKFLADYRERFGCVPQTTTAAAQKDVGRTKRFLKSLGDEELSHAAVRFSVTTLEQLQEIYRSFTAEELYYVELLLNNPESGNCYSRSGRAIELSGSMEGKNFLDSASSACTNGFVVNMAKGTVMLVSVQRPGDRYPKGMRVLEEKKFQEPQEYKKALLEMIGRWMPEKMPLDCPLPLADHISYEWTGYRLRIQGDGIRRSIIAGEKERDGLKMFLGEQAAVKDILQSVRMSEFEKIKFLDKVELFYRSGYLEENQIR; encoded by the coding sequence ATGAAGAAAAGTATGGAACAAAGTGATCTTAGGTGGGCCCTCCATAAGCGCCTGCTGGAACTGCATACTGCCGATCCTGGTCATTATAGCCTGCCAAAGGTTTCTGCAGAAGAACAGGAAGAATTTGAGGCAGTGTACCAAAGATTTCTTGCGCATGTGTATGCCTATATGGATGAAAAATGCTCCCAGGAAAAAATTGCAGATCCAAGGTTTAGGGCATGGTTTTTGAGGCAGAATGCAAGAAACAGATTCCAAAGCAGTATTATCCGGCATATGAAAGGACTGTACTATATTCCAGTCTCCTTTGAACTTTCGGAAGGATGCAGCATGGGGTGTAATTTCTGCTGTCTTGCGGCCGGGAAACTGAAAGCTGTGTACCGGTATACAGAGGAACACGCAGGAGTATGGAGGCAGGTGCTTGAGATAACGGGAGATGTACTGGGGGATATAGCAGGGGCAGGGCTGTGCTATTTTGCCACAGAACCCTTTGACAACCCGGACTATGAGAAATTTCTCGCAGATTATAGAGAGAGGTTTGGCTGTGTCCCACAGACCACAACTGCCGCTGCACAAAAGGATGTAGGGAGGACAAAGAGATTTTTGAAAAGCTTGGGAGATGAGGAACTGTCCCATGCTGCAGTCCGTTTTTCTGTCACTACCCTGGAACAGCTTCAAGAGATTTACAGATCCTTTACAGCAGAAGAATTGTATTATGTGGAGCTTTTGCTGAACAACCCAGAATCCGGCAACTGCTATTCCCGGTCGGGAAGGGCCATAGAACTATCCGGGAGTATGGAAGGAAAAAATTTCCTGGATTCTGCCTCCAGCGCATGTACCAATGGGTTTGTCGTCAATATGGCAAAGGGGACTGTCATGCTGGTATCAGTACAACGGCCCGGCGACAGATATCCAAAGGGGATGCGCGTATTAGAAGAAAAAAAGTTTCAGGAGCCGCAGGAGTATAAAAAAGCGCTTCTTGAGATGATTGGGAGATGGATGCCGGAGAAAATGCCCCTGGATTGTCCCCTGCCCCTTGCAGATCATATTTCCTATGAATGGACAGGGTACAGGCTGAGGATTCAGGGCGATGGAATCCGCCGCAGTATTATTGCCGGGGAAAAGGAGCGGGACGGCTTGAAGATGTTTCTGGGGGAACAGGCTGCAGTGAAAGATATTTTGCAGTCAGTTAGGATGTCAGAGTTTGAAAAAATAAAATTTTTGGACAAGGTAGAGTTGTTTTACAGGTCAGGATACTTAGAGGAAAATCAGATCAGATAA
- a CDS encoding NHLP leader peptide family RiPP precursor produces MKWTQEKMNEIYLTIQKRAVTDEEYRKELLENPNAVIEKEVGAPLPEGMKFQVIENDPAYNATFVLPELLSEELEEDDLDDVAGGVSVVLIVSACALAVGVGGCPANACAAKADAK; encoded by the coding sequence ATGAAATGGACACAGGAAAAAATGAATGAGATCTACCTTACAATTCAAAAAAGGGCGGTAACTGATGAGGAGTACAGAAAAGAACTGCTGGAAAATCCTAACGCTGTTATCGAAAAAGAGGTAGGCGCGCCTCTGCCGGAAGGCATGAAGTTCCAGGTGATTGAAAATGACCCGGCTTACAATGCAACTTTTGTCCTTCCAGAGTTACTGAGTGAAGAACTGGAGGAGGACGATCTGGATGATGTGGCAGGAGGCGTCTCAGTGGTACTGATCGTATCTGCCTGCGCATTGGCTGTAGGAGTCGGCGGATGCCCGGCAAATGCATGCGCCGCAAAGGCAGATGCAAAGTAA
- a CDS encoding radical SAM/SPASM domain-containing protein, translating into MKWSRYNLLFESDNNGWLLYNSASNSFLQLSAKAAGQVRKIARDPAKVDYSIMPELYFHLRNGGFLVEDGQDDDFFRILKMRRLTANYAGHTLMLTIAPTRACNFACPYCYEGNRTASMMTEETEDALAAFIEKHKKISRLALVWYGGEPLLALDRIRSLNRKISSLGKEYTSFIVTNGYLLDKEAISSLDELKATMIQITLDGKKETHDSRRHLIGGGATYDKIVSNIEALMQSSWEGRVNIRVNVDGTNREEFADVYRFIENRFPDQFGKRISVYPGFVHGEEANPDTSCFFDSGEKGRFLADVHKEYGINALSMFPSGLMGGCTMTKRNAYVVGPEGELYKCWNDVGVPELEIGNISSLLNWNMPLVAEGMVGASFLEDPKCEKCFFFPICDGGCPRMRLLNNRDGGKRDTCSYFKNHLKTLLEMHYEEKYGTK; encoded by the coding sequence ATGAAATGGTCAAGATATAATCTTTTATTTGAATCTGACAATAACGGGTGGCTTTTGTATAATTCTGCATCAAATTCGTTTTTACAGCTAAGTGCTAAGGCTGCCGGACAAGTCAGAAAGATTGCCCGGGATCCAGCAAAGGTGGATTATAGTATCATGCCAGAACTGTACTTTCATTTGCGCAACGGCGGTTTTCTTGTGGAGGACGGCCAAGACGACGATTTTTTCCGTATTCTGAAAATGCGCAGGCTGACAGCCAACTATGCAGGGCATACTCTGATGCTGACCATTGCGCCTACGAGAGCGTGTAATTTTGCATGTCCTTACTGTTATGAAGGGAACAGGACGGCATCAATGATGACGGAAGAGACAGAAGATGCGCTTGCTGCGTTTATAGAAAAGCATAAAAAGATTTCCAGGCTTGCCCTTGTATGGTATGGAGGAGAGCCTCTGCTGGCGCTGGACCGGATCAGGAGCCTGAACCGGAAAATCAGCAGCCTGGGGAAAGAGTACACATCTTTTATTGTAACCAATGGATACCTGTTGGATAAGGAGGCCATTTCTTCTCTGGATGAGCTCAAAGCAACGATGATACAGATCACGCTGGATGGGAAAAAGGAAACCCATGACAGCAGGAGACATTTGATTGGCGGAGGGGCAACCTATGACAAAATCGTGTCCAACATAGAGGCGCTGATGCAGTCCTCCTGGGAGGGCAGGGTGAATATCCGCGTCAATGTAGATGGGACAAACAGGGAAGAGTTTGCAGATGTGTACCGATTTATAGAAAACCGTTTCCCAGATCAGTTTGGGAAACGGATCAGCGTATATCCTGGCTTTGTACATGGCGAGGAGGCGAATCCAGATACAAGCTGCTTTTTTGATTCCGGAGAGAAAGGGCGGTTTTTGGCGGACGTACATAAAGAGTATGGGATTAATGCCCTCTCCATGTTCCCTTCCGGGCTTATGGGGGGCTGCACGATGACAAAGCGAAATGCCTATGTTGTGGGTCCTGAAGGAGAGCTATATAAATGCTGGAATGATGTGGGGGTGCCTGAGCTGGAAATTGGCAATATATCGTCCCTGTTAAACTGGAATATGCCCCTTGTAGCGGAGGGGATGGTGGGGGCGTCGTTTTTAGAAGACCCCAAATGTGAAAAGTGCTTCTTCTTCCCTATCTGCGACGGCGGATGCCCCAGGATGAGACTGCTCAATAACCGGGACGGGGGAAAAAGAGATACATGCTCCTACTTTAAGAATCACCTGAAGACTCTGCTGGAGATGCATTATGAAGAAAAGTATGGAACAAAGTGA
- a CDS encoding NHLP leader peptide family RiPP precursor — MAWTQEKINEIYTEVQRTAMTDEEFRKELLQEPSAAIEKIAGEKLPKDFKVNVVESDPAYSATFVLPPLVSEELDEDDLDMVAGGVCLADGCAADACGGDISK; from the coding sequence ATGGCATGGACACAGGAAAAAATTAATGAAATTTATACAGAGGTACAGAGGACCGCAATGACAGATGAGGAGTTCCGCAAGGAACTTCTTCAGGAGCCATCGGCTGCCATCGAAAAAATTGCGGGGGAGAAACTGCCAAAGGATTTTAAGGTGAATGTGGTGGAGAGTGATCCCGCATATTCGGCCACATTTGTCCTCCCTCCATTGGTCTCGGAAGAACTCGACGAGGATGACCTGGATATGGTGGCAGGAGGGGTCTGCTTAGCCGATGGGTGTGCGGCGGATGCGTGTGGCGGGGAC